A single region of the Gracilibacillus caseinilyticus genome encodes:
- a CDS encoding beta-galactosidase: MTKTLIFYDDQFPYEGTRPSKAWLDQLSETFEVVTADRLGEALADQDFSSYVHLHGPYFPKEAWPDLLAFFKKGHGLLHIGGAPFRCPVHLSGHGEWEVERAQTAYHRQLQIHEVLPVASAPVEKLQADHKLPVLEGKESLFSIKPTHNLILHVTRHRDRPEENGSSGPMDAHIHPLLKGISKDDREVAAPAVLVENTKGDFAGGRWLMINQTIGDRFWENGGGAVISEWADFTRNGVTEIWVKPNYATYEPGDRASITIQIEEMIQQSVEWQFAITITKDSQIVWTGTETITATDEVQFLRIPVDVVIQKGQYLIECLATSASRERRIYTQGFWGNDPELLQQGSVMEARRDYFWKDGRPFPIVGQTYMTSDVARKFVFMPNVAAWDYDMATMKEAGINLIRTGLWTGWRHLMYIDGHPSEEVLRSIDAFLLTAKKHNIEVTFNFFAFTPIAYEGENPYLDPRSVKAQKRFIRALIARHADTTNVQWDLINEPSMFDPERFFQGPRAVHDRFEQAAFEKWLKDRHGAITVLQERWDMTPEELPDFESVVLPEQDDINFDIEKMKQPKQGLRWLDYTLFTMAMHNKWASELTETIKSVNAKQLVTVGQDEAMYSQRPTPFFYQEAVDYTTVHSWWLMDQLVWDGIFTKTPYKPNLIQETGIMYVETADSKAKRSEEELRNILERKYAYAFSTGGAGAVQWLWNTNFYMDNTNESNIGALRADGTQKPEADVSYDFGKFISEIRDLFIDRELEDVAVVFPYSNDFSNRKFAFDATTSLTRVLAYQMNVPFRAMGEYHLEALEEQPPKLLIVPSAHNFSKEAAEKIFNYVRESGATLLWTGPMGLDAYWEHLQPLADLFGEYRLSNVVREELLAINGVKHPVSFGDRRIGEVNKEVVVEDDSRLIESELGQGKVLWCPLPVELNERTEVLEAVYRQAMEHAGVAAELKWLEGGDLPGIYGRKLTFRDGYLYTFVSEYASDTAVKIQDPVTRRVYQFILEKERSVLFATDKQGEMIATYREQEIYCGE, encoded by the coding sequence GTGACAAAGACATTAATTTTCTATGATGACCAATTTCCTTATGAAGGTACAAGGCCCTCAAAAGCATGGTTAGATCAACTGAGTGAAACATTCGAGGTGGTTACCGCGGATCGACTTGGTGAAGCTTTAGCGGATCAGGATTTTAGCAGCTATGTGCATTTACATGGTCCATATTTTCCAAAGGAAGCATGGCCGGATTTGTTAGCTTTTTTCAAAAAAGGGCATGGTCTGCTTCATATCGGAGGTGCGCCATTCCGTTGCCCTGTTCATCTGTCTGGACACGGTGAATGGGAAGTAGAAAGGGCACAAACAGCTTACCACCGTCAATTACAAATACATGAGGTATTGCCGGTCGCCTCTGCTCCAGTAGAGAAACTGCAGGCAGATCACAAGCTGCCGGTTTTGGAAGGGAAAGAATCATTATTTTCAATTAAGCCTACACATAATTTGATTTTGCATGTCACCCGACATCGCGATCGGCCCGAAGAGAATGGTTCGAGCGGTCCAATGGATGCGCACATTCATCCGTTATTGAAAGGTATCTCCAAAGATGATCGTGAGGTAGCCGCTCCAGCAGTATTAGTAGAGAATACGAAGGGTGATTTTGCTGGTGGCAGATGGTTGATGATCAATCAAACGATTGGTGATCGTTTTTGGGAAAATGGCGGGGGAGCGGTTATTTCAGAATGGGCTGATTTTACGAGAAATGGTGTAACGGAAATTTGGGTGAAGCCGAATTATGCGACCTATGAGCCGGGAGACCGTGCGAGCATTACGATTCAGATTGAGGAAATGATCCAGCAATCAGTGGAATGGCAATTTGCTATCACGATTACAAAGGATTCACAGATTGTCTGGACAGGAACTGAAACGATAACCGCGACAGATGAGGTGCAATTTCTGCGGATTCCCGTAGACGTTGTGATTCAAAAAGGACAATATCTAATAGAATGTCTGGCTACATCTGCTTCAAGAGAACGGCGTATCTACACGCAAGGATTCTGGGGAAATGATCCGGAATTATTGCAGCAGGGAAGTGTGATGGAAGCACGAAGAGATTACTTCTGGAAAGATGGAAGACCTTTTCCGATTGTTGGCCAAACCTATATGACGTCTGACGTGGCCCGCAAATTTGTCTTTATGCCGAACGTCGCTGCCTGGGACTACGATATGGCAACGATGAAGGAGGCTGGGATTAATTTAATCCGTACGGGACTTTGGACGGGTTGGCGTCATCTGATGTATATCGATGGTCATCCATCGGAGGAGGTGTTGCGATCAATCGACGCGTTTCTGCTTACTGCCAAAAAGCATAATATCGAGGTAACCTTTAACTTTTTTGCCTTTACGCCCATTGCCTATGAGGGAGAGAACCCTTATCTTGATCCCCGCAGTGTAAAAGCGCAGAAACGATTTATCCGGGCATTGATAGCAAGACATGCCGATACTACCAATGTGCAATGGGATTTAATCAATGAACCGTCCATGTTTGATCCGGAGCGCTTTTTCCAAGGACCGCGTGCCGTCCATGATCGTTTTGAACAAGCCGCTTTTGAAAAATGGCTAAAGGATAGACATGGGGCGATTACGGTATTGCAGGAGCGTTGGGATATGACGCCGGAAGAGCTGCCAGATTTTGAGTCGGTTGTATTACCGGAACAGGATGATATTAATTTTGATATAGAGAAGATGAAGCAGCCCAAACAAGGACTGCGTTGGCTGGACTATACTTTATTTACGATGGCTATGCATAACAAGTGGGCAAGCGAATTAACGGAAACGATTAAGTCGGTTAACGCGAAGCAGCTTGTGACAGTTGGTCAGGATGAAGCAATGTACAGCCAGCGTCCTACTCCTTTTTTCTATCAGGAGGCAGTTGATTATACGACGGTGCACTCGTGGTGGCTGATGGATCAGCTTGTCTGGGATGGAATTTTTACCAAAACTCCTTACAAGCCGAATTTAATTCAGGAAACAGGTATTATGTATGTCGAAACAGCAGACAGTAAAGCGAAACGGTCGGAAGAGGAGTTACGCAATATATTGGAGCGCAAGTATGCCTATGCCTTTTCAACCGGTGGGGCAGGTGCGGTCCAGTGGTTATGGAATACCAACTTTTATATGGATAATACGAACGAATCGAATATCGGTGCATTACGTGCGGATGGGACACAAAAACCGGAAGCAGATGTCTCCTATGATTTTGGAAAATTTATCAGTGAGATTCGTGACTTGTTTATCGACCGTGAATTAGAAGATGTAGCAGTAGTGTTTCCTTATTCGAACGACTTTTCTAATCGGAAATTTGCCTTTGATGCAACCACATCATTAACGAGAGTACTTGCGTATCAAATGAATGTACCGTTCCGGGCGATGGGAGAATATCATCTTGAGGCGCTGGAGGAACAGCCGCCGAAGCTGTTGATTGTGCCAAGTGCCCATAACTTTAGTAAGGAAGCAGCCGAGAAAATTTTCAACTATGTGAGAGAGTCCGGCGCTACCCTTTTATGGACAGGTCCAATGGGGCTTGATGCGTATTGGGAGCATTTACAGCCACTTGCTGACCTTTTCGGAGAATACCGCTTGTCCAATGTGGTTCGGGAAGAACTGTTGGCGATAAACGGTGTAAAGCATCCTGTGTCATTTGGTGATCGTCGCATTGGTGAAGTAAATAAAGAAGTAGTAGTCGAAGATGATAGCAGACTAATAGAAAGCGAGCTTGGACAGGGAAAAGTGCTGTGGTGTCCATTGCCGGTTGAGTTGAATGAACGTACGGAAGTGTTAGAAGCTGTATACCGTCAAGCGATGGAGCATGCTGGTGTGGCAGCAGAGTTGAAATGGCTGGAAGGTGGCGATCTACCCGGAATCTATGGAAGAAAATTGACCTTCCGCGATGGTTACCTTTATACATTTGTGTCAGAGTATGCTAGTGACACAGCTGTTAAAATACAGGATCCTGTTACTCGTCGTGTCTATCAATTTATATTGGAAAAAGAACGGTCGGTGTTATTTGCGACGGATAAGCAAGGTGAGATGATAGCAACGTATCGGGAGCAGGAGATTTATTGTGGAGAATGA
- a CDS encoding NADH-dependent flavin oxidoreductase: MNPKYNKLFSPFTFKNGVEIKNRLVMAPMTNFSSNPDGTVTDAEVDYYAHRSKGVSMVITACTYVTPNGKGFPNEFAADSDDMIPSLSKLAKGIQEQGAKAILQIFHGGKMCPPDLVPDGDVVSASDVSVGENAATPRPLKEAEVEEIIKAFGDTTRRAIEAGFDGVEIHGANGYLIQQFFSPHSNQRNDRFGGSLEKRMTFPLAIVDEIERVVAEHADDSFIVGYRFSPEEPEENGITMTETLALVDLLSDKNLDYLHVSLMDFFSKARRGVEDINRTRIDYLLETINNRIPLMGVGSIYTAEDARKAFETGVPLLALGRGIIIDPNWVQKIAEGKEDEIVTEIDKSKQEELVVPDPLWNAIMNAPGWFPGV, translated from the coding sequence ATGAACCCAAAATATAACAAACTGTTCTCTCCATTCACATTCAAAAATGGAGTTGAAATAAAAAATAGATTAGTGATGGCACCGATGACGAACTTTTCATCTAACCCTGATGGCACGGTAACAGATGCAGAAGTCGATTATTATGCCCACCGCTCTAAAGGTGTAAGCATGGTGATCACGGCTTGTACTTACGTTACACCGAACGGCAAAGGATTTCCGAATGAATTTGCCGCAGACAGTGATGATATGATCCCAAGCCTGAGCAAATTAGCAAAAGGAATTCAGGAGCAAGGTGCAAAAGCCATCCTGCAAATTTTCCACGGTGGCAAAATGTGTCCACCAGATCTCGTTCCAGATGGTGATGTTGTCAGTGCAAGTGACGTTTCCGTTGGAGAAAATGCCGCGACCCCTCGGCCTTTAAAGGAAGCGGAAGTGGAAGAAATTATTAAAGCTTTCGGAGATACGACGCGCCGCGCAATTGAAGCAGGTTTCGACGGAGTGGAGATCCACGGGGCAAACGGCTATTTAATCCAACAATTCTTCTCACCTCATTCTAATCAGCGTAATGACCGTTTTGGCGGAAGCCTGGAAAAACGCATGACCTTCCCGCTTGCTATTGTTGATGAAATAGAGCGTGTAGTGGCAGAGCATGCAGACGACTCCTTTATTGTCGGATACCGTTTTTCTCCGGAAGAGCCTGAGGAAAATGGCATTACCATGACAGAAACACTGGCATTGGTTGATCTGTTATCAGATAAAAACTTAGATTATTTACACGTTTCCTTGATGGACTTTTTCTCCAAAGCGAGAAGAGGTGTAGAGGATATCAATCGGACACGAATCGATTACCTGCTTGAAACCATAAATAATCGTATCCCGCTCATGGGCGTCGGTTCGATCTATACAGCGGAAGATGCACGAAAAGCGTTTGAAACAGGTGTGCCACTTCTTGCATTGGGAAGAGGCATCATTATTGATCCAAATTGGGTACAGAAAATAGCGGAAGGGAAAGAAGATGAAATAGTCACGGAAATCGACAAATCGAAGCAAGAGGAATTAGTTGTACCCGATCCGCTATGGAATGCGATTATGAACGCACCTGGCTGGTTTCCTGGTGTGTAA
- a CDS encoding DUF6044 family protein, whose protein sequence is MWSNLFNNFIKYKYLWLACFIMIGYLLPYYILGEDTHIRVHDNMDSNIVWYKMLAESGQIFTWKDTLLPNAINGLPRSALASPFDAVVWLYVVFEPMTAYTISQSIMRFTAFFGMYLLLSRFVFRKEQSQWILAGASLAFALLPFWPSGALSIAGIPLALYLFLTIRKNRKNTPTYVWLVLMLIPFLSNFVLSFVFFLALMGLLWLIDWFRTKQINGAFFSAIAAMTGIYVVKNYLLITSMFLDAGFTSHREELDLGHNTFERSYQLAWENFLYGHTHDEAHQAYIIIPVILIALLVAMYKSNIQPRLLMTLFTANLALSFWYAFWYWEGWRVVKDHFMIANTFNFSRVHFLDPIIWYVCFALALTILWKYLKIGKLLVIVLVALQCYHLFGLSGELKYSELHTPTFSEFYSEDLFDEIESYINKDPSDYRVVSIGMHPTIAQYNGFYTLDTYNNTFPLVYKQAFREVIAGELAKSPALENYFDSWGGRLYMYSAELGKDYMFTKNDDTAIEKLDIDTSTLKELGGDYILSAVPIENYQELGLAYEETFENEHSPWEIRLYSLK, encoded by the coding sequence ATGTGGTCGAATCTATTCAACAATTTTATCAAGTATAAATATCTCTGGCTGGCATGTTTTATCATGATTGGCTACCTTCTTCCCTATTATATATTAGGGGAAGATACGCACATCCGGGTGCACGATAATATGGACTCCAATATTGTCTGGTATAAGATGTTGGCAGAAAGTGGTCAAATTTTCACGTGGAAGGATACACTTCTGCCGAACGCCATTAACGGCTTGCCGAGAAGTGCGCTCGCTTCCCCATTTGACGCCGTCGTTTGGCTATATGTCGTCTTTGAACCAATGACAGCTTACACGATCAGTCAATCGATTATGCGGTTTACCGCCTTTTTTGGTATGTATTTGCTGCTAAGCCGCTTTGTATTCAGAAAAGAACAATCGCAATGGATCCTGGCGGGGGCTTCCCTGGCTTTTGCCCTGCTTCCATTTTGGCCATCGGGCGCACTATCTATCGCAGGTATTCCATTAGCGCTTTATCTGTTTCTGACAATAAGGAAAAATAGGAAAAACACTCCGACATACGTTTGGCTTGTATTAATGCTCATCCCGTTTTTATCTAATTTCGTCTTAAGCTTTGTCTTTTTCCTTGCCTTGATGGGCTTGCTCTGGCTAATCGACTGGTTCCGCACGAAACAAATAAATGGCGCATTCTTCTCGGCGATAGCTGCGATGACGGGCATTTATGTCGTGAAAAATTACTTGTTAATTACCTCGATGTTTTTGGACGCCGGGTTTACTTCTCATCGTGAGGAGCTTGACCTAGGTCACAACACATTTGAGCGGAGTTATCAATTAGCCTGGGAGAATTTTCTCTATGGCCATACCCATGATGAGGCGCATCAGGCATATATTATCATTCCCGTCATTTTAATCGCTCTCTTGGTCGCCATGTATAAAAGTAATATTCAGCCACGGCTTTTGATGACATTGTTTACAGCAAATCTTGCTCTCTCCTTCTGGTATGCCTTCTGGTACTGGGAAGGATGGCGTGTGGTGAAAGATCACTTCATGATTGCCAATACGTTTAATTTCTCCAGAGTTCATTTTTTGGACCCGATTATTTGGTATGTTTGTTTTGCATTAGCGCTGACTATCTTGTGGAAATATCTTAAAATCGGAAAACTGCTTGTGATTGTGTTAGTGGCTTTACAATGCTATCATCTGTTCGGACTTTCGGGAGAACTGAAATACAGTGAGCTCCATACTCCTACTTTTTCCGAATTCTACTCAGAGGATTTGTTTGATGAGATTGAAAGCTATATTAATAAGGATCCTTCCGATTATAGAGTTGTCAGTATTGGTATGCACCCAACAATCGCCCAATACAATGGCTTCTATACACTGGATACCTACAATAACACGTTCCCGTTAGTGTACAAACAAGCATTCAGAGAAGTGATAGCTGGAGAGCTTGCGAAAAGCCCTGCTTTGGAAAATTATTTCGATTCCTGGGGTGGCAGACTTTATATGTATTCTGCAGAGCTTGGAAAGGATTATATGTTTACCAAAAATGATGATACGGCAATTGAAAAACTTGATATCGACACCAGTACCCTGAAAGAGCTTGGTGGGGATTATATTTTATCAGCAGTGCCAATTGAGAACTATCAGGAGCTGGGGCTGGCGTATGAAGAAACCTTTGAAAATGAGCATTCGCCTTGGGAAATTCGACTTTATTCGTTGAAGTGA
- the rffA gene encoding dTDP-4-amino-4,6-dideoxygalactose transaminase, giving the protein MIPFNKPCLIGTEKEAIQQVLEQDKLSGNGPFGHRCTTWFEERLGCHKAILTPSCTAALEMTALLTEVAEEDEVIIPSYTFVSTANAFALRGARIRFVDVRAETMNIDPEQIAKAITNRTKAIVIVHYAGVSCDMDAIMALAAKHNLWVIEDAAQGLMSEYKGKPLGTIGHLGTYSFHETKNYTCGEGGVLIVNDRSLVERAEILQEKGTDRSQFVKGMVDKYTWRDLGSSYLLSELNAAYLSVQLEHADRINQDRLRAWNLYQEGLTTLADNGYIDLPYIPEDCQHNAHMFYIKTKDKTQCSQLIQHLKEDGVMAVTHYIPLHSSQAGKQFGEFIGEDRYTTVHSEKLLRLPLYYGIRKEDIHHVVESIQQFYQV; this is encoded by the coding sequence ATGATTCCATTTAATAAACCATGTTTAATAGGAACAGAAAAAGAAGCCATCCAACAAGTTTTAGAGCAAGATAAACTTTCGGGAAATGGTCCGTTTGGTCATAGATGCACTACCTGGTTTGAAGAAAGATTAGGATGCCATAAAGCCATCCTTACTCCTTCCTGTACCGCTGCACTGGAGATGACGGCGTTATTGACCGAAGTAGCGGAGGAAGATGAGGTAATCATACCTTCCTATACCTTTGTTTCGACGGCCAACGCTTTTGCATTACGAGGAGCAAGGATCAGATTCGTTGATGTGAGAGCCGAAACAATGAATATCGATCCAGAACAAATCGCCAAGGCAATCACGAATCGGACGAAAGCCATCGTAATTGTGCATTATGCCGGAGTATCCTGTGATATGGATGCGATTATGGCACTGGCCGCTAAGCACAATCTCTGGGTAATAGAGGATGCCGCACAAGGACTGATGAGTGAGTACAAAGGGAAACCACTCGGCACGATTGGACATTTAGGTACGTACAGTTTTCATGAGACGAAGAACTATACCTGTGGAGAAGGGGGCGTTCTGATCGTCAATGATCGATCTCTTGTGGAACGGGCTGAAATCCTTCAGGAAAAAGGTACCGATCGTTCACAGTTTGTCAAAGGAATGGTAGACAAATATACGTGGCGGGACCTGGGATCCTCCTACCTGTTGAGCGAATTAAATGCCGCTTATTTGTCTGTACAGCTCGAACATGCAGATAGGATCAATCAGGATCGACTACGGGCATGGAATCTTTATCAGGAAGGTTTAACAACACTAGCAGACAACGGATATATCGATTTGCCTTATATCCCAGAAGACTGTCAGCATAATGCGCATATGTTTTATATCAAAACAAAAGACAAGACGCAATGCTCCCAGTTAATCCAACACTTAAAAGAGGATGGGGTAATGGCAGTAACCCATTATATACCACTCCATTCCTCACAGGCAGGTAAACAATTCGGGGAATTTATCGGGGAAGATCGTTACACCACTGTGCATAGCGAAAAGCTTCTGCGTCTTCCGCTATATTACGGAATAAGGAAAGAGGATATACATCATGTGGTCGAATCTATTCAACAATTTTATCAAGTATAA
- a CDS encoding EamA family transporter yields MGYLYIFCTIGFTVYGQLIIKWTMDKQGGLPEVWSDKIIFLLQLLLNPWILSGFAAAFLAALSWMAAMSKFDISYAYPFMSLSFVLVFILSIFLFGEPVSVQKIIGFSFIIVGILVMR; encoded by the coding sequence ATGGGATATTTATATATTTTTTGTACGATCGGCTTTACGGTCTACGGTCAGCTGATCATCAAATGGACGATGGATAAACAAGGCGGACTTCCGGAAGTCTGGTCAGATAAAATCATATTCCTCTTACAATTATTGTTGAACCCTTGGATTTTATCAGGATTCGCTGCTGCTTTTCTGGCAGCCCTCAGCTGGATGGCAGCAATGTCCAAGTTTGATATCAGCTATGCTTATCCGTTTATGAGTTTGTCCTTTGTGCTCGTATTTATCCTGTCTATCTTCCTTTTCGGGGAACCTGTTAGTGTGCAGAAAATAATCGGGTTTTCCTTCATTATAGTAGGAATTCTTGTCATGAGGTGA
- a CDS encoding GNAT family N-acetyltransferase has product MTKYLEPTPWDKRNFHIDTYQLNEYSEAALAETKKREGHFTIKVDPFADTANLKKYGFYYADTLIEPIGKKDKLIRVDQENIRFTRDFRKEDILDIAEEAFAGGRFHRDFHIPNHMADTRYRNWVNDLIDKDLILALELNGSMAGFFAYQNDQILLLAMHRNYRGKGLATAFASSCVQEQFRLTGHDTLRTSISPTNPASLNVFISLGFRLNGAVDVYHKLNGTLPDGG; this is encoded by the coding sequence ATGACGAAATATCTTGAACCGACCCCATGGGATAAACGGAATTTTCACATAGACACGTACCAGCTGAACGAATATTCCGAAGCGGCACTGGCGGAGACGAAGAAACGAGAAGGACATTTCACGATAAAAGTGGATCCTTTTGCAGATACCGCCAATTTAAAAAAATATGGCTTTTATTATGCGGATACGTTGATAGAACCCATCGGCAAAAAGGATAAACTGATTCGAGTCGATCAGGAAAACATTCGATTCACACGTGATTTCCGTAAAGAAGACATTCTCGATATCGCAGAAGAAGCATTTGCAGGCGGACGATTTCACCGGGATTTCCATATTCCCAATCATATGGCTGATACTCGCTACCGCAATTGGGTGAACGACTTGATCGACAAGGATCTCATTTTAGCACTTGAGTTAAATGGCAGTATGGCAGGCTTCTTTGCCTACCAGAATGATCAGATCCTGTTGCTGGCAATGCACCGGAATTATCGAGGAAAAGGATTGGCAACAGCCTTTGCGAGTAGCTGTGTCCAGGAACAATTTCGATTAACCGGGCATGATACGCTGCGCACTTCGATATCACCGACTAATCCTGCCTCTTTGAACGTCTTTATTTCGCTCGGCTTTCGATTAAATGGGGCAGTAGATGTTTACCACAAATTAAACGGAACGCTGCCAGATGGAGGATAA
- a CDS encoding glycosyltransferase family 2 protein, with translation MESAEKQLISVVVPVYGCETCLIELCDRIKTAVLSIPAKYEIILVNDASPDQAWQTIKRLSAQDNAIKGIDFARNFGQHHAITAGLDDAAGDWVIVMDCDLQDRPEEIPNLYDKAVEGYDIVFAKRTARQDNWFKRKSSQLFYRVYDYLSGQTTDYSTANFSIIEQKVVKSFRKLREQNRYFPLFIKWMGYRSTSIPVRHDARAEGKSSYNLYKLIHLATDAIISQSNKPLRLSIQFGFLISLVSFLYAVYLFCRYFFMDEHVQGWTSVMVSLFFIGGLIFFHFGVLGLYIGKIFNETKGRPLYLIREKTDDKKERSDYR, from the coding sequence ATGGAATCTGCAGAAAAGCAGCTGATATCGGTCGTTGTCCCTGTTTACGGGTGCGAAACCTGTCTGATTGAATTATGCGACCGTATTAAAACAGCCGTCCTGTCCATCCCAGCAAAATATGAGATTATCTTAGTAAATGATGCTAGTCCTGATCAAGCATGGCAGACAATAAAGCGACTTAGCGCACAGGATAATGCCATTAAAGGAATTGATTTTGCCAGAAATTTTGGTCAGCATCACGCTATCACCGCTGGACTTGATGATGCAGCAGGTGATTGGGTCATCGTCATGGACTGCGATCTCCAGGATCGACCGGAAGAAATTCCGAATCTGTACGATAAAGCGGTAGAAGGCTATGATATCGTCTTTGCGAAACGTACGGCCCGTCAAGATAACTGGTTCAAAAGAAAATCATCTCAGCTTTTTTACCGCGTTTACGATTATCTGAGCGGACAGACAACGGATTATTCCACCGCCAATTTTAGCATCATAGAGCAGAAAGTGGTCAAAAGCTTTCGAAAATTGAGAGAGCAAAACCGCTATTTCCCTTTATTTATCAAATGGATGGGGTACAGAAGCACGAGCATCCCCGTTCGTCATGATGCCAGAGCAGAGGGTAAATCCTCTTATAACCTGTACAAACTGATTCATTTAGCGACAGATGCGATCATCTCACAATCCAACAAACCACTGAGATTATCGATACAGTTTGGTTTTCTGATTTCCTTGGTTTCCTTTCTATATGCTGTCTATTTATTTTGCCGCTATTTCTTCATGGATGAGCATGTACAAGGATGGACCAGTGTGATGGTATCGCTCTTCTTTATTGGCGGTTTGATTTTCTTCCATTTCGGTGTGCTCGGCCTTTATATAGGTAAAATCTTCAACGAAACCAAAGGCAGACCATTGTATCTCATTCGAGAAAAAACAGACGACAAAAAGGAACGGAGTGATTATAGATGA
- the rfbB gene encoding dTDP-glucose 4,6-dehydratase has protein sequence MTSKTMLITGGAGFIGSNFIHYFMKKYSNTNILNIDKLTYAGSKHHLSGVAHSPHYQFVHGDIADQRLVHDLFDQYDIHGVIHFAAESHVDRSIEDSRVFIESNILGTATLLQAAKNDWETKGALTKRRFHHISTDEVYGSLGSDGKFSEYTPYDPRNPYSASKAGANFLVKSFGHTYGMNTIISSSSNNYGPRQHDEKLIPTIIRKALAGEEIPIYGDGENVRDWLYVHDHCSALDVIYHRGNAHESYNVGGGNERTNIEIATKICGILDEKMPDRRGYFNVKSFKELITFTEDRKGHDRRYAVDDSKLRKQLGWEPKAELDRGLEKTVEWYVKQWNLQKSS, from the coding sequence ATGACTAGCAAAACCATGCTTATTACAGGCGGAGCCGGCTTCATCGGCTCCAATTTCATTCACTATTTTATGAAAAAATATTCGAATACAAATATCCTGAACATTGATAAGCTTACATACGCAGGATCGAAGCATCATTTGAGCGGAGTAGCGCATAGCCCCCATTATCAATTTGTGCATGGAGATATTGCAGATCAACGTTTGGTCCATGATTTATTCGATCAATACGATATTCATGGCGTGATTCATTTTGCTGCTGAATCACATGTTGATCGTTCCATAGAAGATTCAAGAGTATTTATCGAATCGAACATACTAGGCACAGCAACGTTACTCCAAGCTGCCAAAAATGATTGGGAGACAAAAGGCGCGCTTACGAAAAGACGATTCCACCATATTTCGACGGATGAAGTATACGGATCACTAGGATCAGATGGAAAATTCTCAGAATATACGCCATATGATCCGCGTAATCCGTACAGTGCGTCTAAGGCGGGTGCAAATTTTCTCGTCAAAAGCTTTGGCCATACCTATGGGATGAATACCATTATTTCATCGAGCTCCAACAATTATGGACCAAGACAACATGATGAAAAATTAATCCCGACCATTATCCGAAAGGCACTGGCAGGAGAGGAAATCCCGATATATGGAGATGGCGAGAATGTGCGTGATTGGCTTTATGTACATGATCATTGCAGTGCGCTCGATGTCATCTATCATAGAGGGAATGCACACGAAAGTTATAATGTAGGCGGTGGAAACGAACGAACAAATATCGAAATTGCTACAAAAATTTGCGGAATATTGGATGAGAAGATGCCTGATAGGAGAGGGTACTTCAACGTGAAGAGCTTCAAAGAACTCATTACGTTTACCGAGGATCGTAAAGGACATGACCGAAGATATGCGGTTGATGACAGCAAGCTGCGCAAACAATTAGGCTGGGAACCGAAAGCAGAGCTGGACCGTGGGCTGGAAAAAACCGTAGAATGGTATGTGAAGCAATGGAATCTGCAGAAAAGCAGCTGA